In Trichocoleus desertorum NBK24, the following are encoded in one genomic region:
- a CDS encoding HlyD family secretion protein, with translation MVKTPTKPLGLQEFVAVPPDADYRLPDFQKKRIWQRLLVGAACLGLGATAIAFGLSSVTYRLTHATVDGGLISGRTVRLRAPIDGKIKAFYARPGAPVKSGQVLARLESTAQVEQNLLQLQGEVQTKTAQLVAAKQSLAFLQQQLGSLEIQDKTLQTVNTGLSAREVTHQQAAVEAAMAKEKAARLDYQRYQQLLGEGAISRQKVEQLEFVWKAAEAEVKQAQAELSSAQASLSALQDGVALTPGATLADQRMNLMRSVQGQATQIETLEAELDSSQKQLKKAQAEYSDRQDIEISAPFTGVVYSTEHDQGEQVNRPDTLMTLLDCNDLWVETLVSTQQANQIDSSKPVRVQLAGAEDTFVGEVELIEAINRAELAKDQAQALVPAVASNLVGQPLSKVTVRIPPTLQQSQTNQFCGVGQSARMTFGTKLFAAK, from the coding sequence ATGGTAAAAACCCCAACTAAGCCCCTTGGCCTCCAAGAGTTCGTTGCAGTTCCTCCTGATGCCGATTACAGGTTGCCTGATTTTCAGAAAAAGCGGATTTGGCAAAGGTTACTTGTCGGGGCAGCATGCCTGGGGTTAGGAGCCACGGCGATCGCCTTTGGCCTGTCCTCAGTTACCTATCGCCTCACCCACGCCACGGTAGATGGTGGCCTGATCAGCGGTCGGACAGTGCGATTGCGGGCTCCCATTGATGGCAAAATCAAAGCGTTTTACGCTCGTCCAGGTGCCCCAGTTAAGTCAGGCCAAGTTTTGGCTCGCCTAGAAAGCACCGCCCAGGTAGAGCAGAATCTGTTGCAGTTGCAAGGTGAAGTGCAAACTAAAACAGCACAATTGGTCGCTGCCAAGCAATCCTTAGCCTTTTTGCAGCAGCAGCTAGGCAGTTTAGAAATTCAAGACAAGACCTTGCAGACAGTCAACACAGGGCTTTCGGCAAGAGAAGTCACCCATCAGCAAGCTGCGGTTGAGGCAGCGATGGCTAAGGAAAAAGCTGCTCGCCTAGACTACCAGCGCTACCAGCAGTTATTGGGAGAAGGCGCGATTTCTCGCCAGAAAGTAGAGCAGCTGGAGTTCGTCTGGAAAGCGGCTGAGGCAGAAGTCAAGCAAGCTCAGGCTGAGTTGTCTTCAGCTCAAGCCTCCTTGAGTGCTTTGCAAGACGGAGTAGCACTGACCCCAGGGGCAACTTTAGCTGACCAACGGATGAACTTGATGCGTAGCGTTCAAGGCCAAGCGACTCAAATCGAAACGCTCGAAGCTGAGTTGGACAGTAGCCAAAAACAACTGAAAAAAGCCCAAGCTGAGTATAGCGATCGCCAAGACATTGAAATTTCAGCTCCTTTTACGGGCGTGGTCTACAGCACCGAGCATGACCAAGGAGAGCAAGTAAATCGCCCCGACACCCTGATGACCTTGCTGGACTGTAATGACCTCTGGGTAGAAACGCTGGTCTCCACTCAACAAGCGAATCAGATTGACAGTAGTAAGCCCGTGAGAGTCCAACTGGCTGGAGCCGAAGATACTTTCGTGGGCGAGGTCGAGTTGATTGAGGCGATCAACCGAGCTGAATTGGCGAAAGACCAGGCTCAAGCTTTAGTTCCTGCGGTTGCTTCTAATTTAGTCGGTCAACCTTTATCTAAGGTAACTGTACGAATTCCACCAACCCTTCAACAGTCGCAGACTAACCAATTTTGTGGAGTAGGGCAGTCAGCTCGCATGACCTTTGGCACCAAGCTGTTTGCCGCTAAGTAG
- the petC gene encoding cytochrome b6-f complex iron-sulfur subunit — MAQVSGSADVPSMGRRQFMNFLTFGAVTGTALGALYPVVKYFIPPSSGSGSGGVTAKDALGNDILVSDFLASHKTGERALAQGLKGDPTYIVVEGDQALASYGINAVCTHLGCVVPWNSGENKFICPCHGSQYDNTGKVVRGPAPLSLALVHATVQDDKVAFTPWTETDFRTGDDPWWS, encoded by the coding sequence ATGGCTCAAGTCTCTGGATCTGCAGACGTACCTAGCATGGGTCGTCGCCAATTTATGAATTTCCTCACGTTTGGTGCAGTCACAGGCACAGCCTTGGGCGCACTTTATCCTGTGGTTAAATACTTCATCCCGCCCTCTAGTGGCAGTGGTAGTGGTGGTGTTACTGCGAAGGATGCGCTCGGCAATGACATCCTCGTGAGTGATTTCCTAGCCAGCCACAAGACTGGTGAGCGTGCCTTAGCTCAAGGTCTCAAAGGCGATCCCACCTATATCGTGGTAGAAGGCGATCAAGCGCTCGCTAGCTACGGCATCAATGCGGTCTGCACTCACTTGGGCTGTGTCGTGCCCTGGAATAGTGGAGAAAACAAGTTTATCTGCCCCTGTCATGGTTCGCAGTATGACAACACTGGCAAGGTGGTCCGGGGTCCAGCACCGCTGTCTCTCGCTCTAGTTCACGCCACGGTTCAGGATGACAAAGTCGCCTTTACCCCTTGGACCGAAACTGACTTCCGTACAGGTGATGACCCCTGGTGGTCCTAG
- a CDS encoding transglycosylase SLT domain-containing protein yields the protein MLKQRSTQVSLAIGAGLCALLLGATLSVTTSGFTRKWQSWIQPQSSSAPVGKQAVDSAIPALTGLSPAQRATKLEAIAQGSQGLDRARARYLLASDLIQQRQGEPALKWLQNLESDYPTLAPYIVFKRAQAYTVSGNLAQAEATWKALLQKYSDHPVSAEALSALGRQNRQYWDQAIAKFPTYPRTQDIIRQRLRQNPNQPELLLILAKYGVNAPGIVPVLNRLTDNTSFSAQLQPEDWEAIAFNYWEQQEYGKAAEAYARAPRTPLNAYRVGRGLQLSGLESQAYRAYQLLAIAFPKAEETATALIRMAKLTPKPIDGIPYLDRVISQFPDHAAEALMVKADILESLNSGKSAAQARQSVLTQYPKSNAAAEIRWKQAQRQAATGNFLAAWQWAEPITKYNSESEFAPEAAYWVGKWATQIGQEQDAKTAYEYVLAKYPESYYAWRSAVQLGWNVGDFDSVRQFQPQVVRSSQPAPLPVGSATLQELYQLGQSQDAWALWQVELKTPTKPTVAEQFTDGVLRLGIGDHLDGIFMVSSLAWRETPEERSQYQTLKQQPAYWHALYPFPFLQPIEAWSQERQLNPLLVTALIRQESRFEPKIRSVVGATGLMQVMPETAAWIASQIKLKQYKLDKPEDNIKLGTWYLAYTHREYDNNSLFAVASYNAGPGAVAGWVDKNTFRDLDQFVEAIPYGETKGYVKSVFENYWNYLRLYNPEVSQQVAQASKNHQPAFKFSLK from the coding sequence ATGCTAAAGCAACGAAGCACGCAAGTTTCTTTGGCCATTGGCGCAGGGCTGTGTGCTTTGCTACTGGGGGCAACGTTGTCGGTGACGACCAGCGGGTTTACACGCAAGTGGCAGAGCTGGATTCAACCGCAGTCCTCGTCTGCGCCCGTGGGAAAGCAAGCCGTGGATTCTGCCATCCCTGCCTTGACGGGGCTATCTCCAGCCCAACGAGCCACCAAACTAGAGGCGATCGCTCAAGGGAGCCAGGGGCTAGATCGCGCTCGGGCTCGCTATTTGCTTGCTAGCGACTTAATTCAGCAGCGCCAAGGAGAGCCAGCCCTAAAGTGGCTGCAAAACTTGGAATCCGATTATCCAACGCTCGCGCCCTACATTGTCTTTAAACGCGCCCAAGCTTATACCGTCAGTGGCAATCTTGCCCAGGCAGAAGCCACTTGGAAAGCCTTGTTGCAGAAGTACTCGGATCACCCAGTGTCAGCCGAAGCATTATCCGCACTGGGCCGTCAGAATCGGCAGTATTGGGACCAAGCGATCGCCAAGTTTCCGACTTATCCCCGGACTCAAGACATTATTCGACAACGCCTCCGCCAAAATCCCAATCAGCCAGAACTCCTGTTGATTTTGGCTAAGTATGGGGTTAATGCACCAGGCATCGTCCCCGTGCTAAATCGGCTCACCGACAACACCAGCTTTAGCGCTCAACTGCAACCCGAAGACTGGGAAGCGATCGCCTTTAACTATTGGGAACAGCAAGAATATGGCAAAGCCGCAGAAGCTTATGCCCGTGCCCCCCGAACTCCTCTTAACGCTTACCGAGTTGGGCGTGGTTTACAACTCAGTGGGCTAGAATCTCAGGCTTATCGAGCCTACCAACTGCTAGCCATTGCTTTCCCGAAGGCAGAGGAAACAGCCACAGCATTGATCCGCATGGCTAAGCTGACACCCAAGCCCATTGATGGCATTCCCTATCTAGATCGAGTGATTAGCCAATTTCCCGATCATGCGGCAGAAGCACTCATGGTCAAAGCCGATATTCTAGAAAGTCTCAATAGCGGTAAATCAGCCGCTCAAGCTCGCCAATCCGTTTTAACTCAGTATCCTAAATCAAACGCCGCCGCCGAGATTCGCTGGAAACAAGCCCAACGTCAAGCCGCTACTGGAAACTTTTTAGCAGCTTGGCAGTGGGCAGAACCGATCACCAAATACAATTCCGAGAGTGAATTTGCTCCAGAAGCCGCTTACTGGGTAGGTAAATGGGCAACCCAAATTGGCCAAGAACAGGATGCCAAAACTGCCTATGAGTATGTATTAGCCAAGTACCCAGAGTCCTACTATGCTTGGCGCTCTGCGGTGCAGCTCGGCTGGAATGTGGGTGATTTTGACAGCGTCCGTCAATTCCAGCCTCAAGTGGTACGCTCTAGCCAACCCGCTCCCTTACCCGTAGGTTCGGCTACTTTGCAAGAGTTATATCAACTGGGGCAGAGTCAGGATGCTTGGGCACTGTGGCAAGTGGAGCTTAAAACCCCAACGAAGCCAACTGTGGCCGAGCAATTCACGGATGGCGTGTTGCGCTTGGGGATAGGCGACCATCTAGATGGCATTTTTATGGTGTCGAGCTTGGCTTGGCGCGAAACCCCAGAGGAGCGATCGCAATACCAAACCTTGAAGCAACAACCTGCTTACTGGCACGCTCTCTATCCTTTTCCTTTCTTACAACCCATTGAGGCGTGGTCCCAAGAACGACAGCTCAATCCCCTACTAGTTACGGCCTTAATCCGCCAAGAATCCCGCTTTGAACCAAAAATTCGTTCTGTCGTCGGGGCCACTGGGTTGATGCAAGTCATGCCCGAAACAGCTGCTTGGATCGCCTCTCAAATTAAGCTGAAGCAGTACAAACTGGACAAGCCTGAAGACAACATCAAGCTGGGCACCTGGTATTTGGCCTATACTCACCGCGAGTACGACAACAACTCACTCTTTGCGGTTGCTAGTTACAATGCGGGTCCCGGTGCGGTGGCTGGCTGGGTAGATAAAAACACCTTCCGCGATCTCGATCAGTTTGTAGAAGCAATTCCCTATGGCGAAACTAAGGGCTACGTGAAGTCAGTGTTTGAAAACTATTGGAACTATCTACGGCTCTATAACCCAGAAGTTTCTCAGCAGGTCGCTCAAGCTTCCAAAAATCACCAACCTGCATTCAAGTTCTCATTAAAATAG
- the petA gene encoding cytochrome f, whose protein sequence is MKKTFLSAIFAPRYLWRVTFAAISAIAIFLGSDLVLPQSAAAYPVYAQQAYENPREATGRIVCANCHLGAKRTEVEVPQAVLPDTVFEAVVKIPYDTNVQQVLGNGEKGPLNVGAVLILPEGFKIAPEDRIPEEMKEKIGGLYFQPYSAEKDNIVVVGPLPGEQYQELTFPVLSPNPNTDKSVHFGKYQINVGGNRGRGQVYPTGDKSNNAIYNASVAGKITQIAKAESGGYAVTIQTADGNTTVDNIPAGPELVAAEGQEVKAGEALTSDPNVGGFGQVDTEIVLQSPARIQGLIAFFAAVTLSQIMLVLKKKQVEKVQAAEMNF, encoded by the coding sequence ATGAAGAAAACTTTTTTGTCAGCGATATTCGCTCCGCGATACCTCTGGCGCGTTACGTTTGCCGCTATTAGTGCGATCGCCATTTTCCTGGGGAGTGATCTGGTACTGCCCCAGTCTGCCGCCGCTTATCCGGTTTATGCGCAGCAAGCCTACGAAAATCCTCGTGAGGCCACCGGACGAATTGTTTGCGCCAACTGTCACTTGGGCGCTAAGCGGACTGAAGTAGAAGTGCCTCAAGCCGTTCTACCCGATACCGTGTTTGAGGCCGTCGTCAAAATTCCTTACGACACCAACGTACAACAGGTGTTGGGCAACGGTGAAAAAGGCCCCTTAAATGTGGGTGCTGTGTTGATCTTGCCCGAAGGCTTTAAGATCGCCCCTGAGGACAGAATCCCAGAGGAGATGAAGGAAAAAATTGGTGGGCTGTACTTCCAACCCTACAGTGCTGAAAAAGACAACATTGTGGTGGTGGGGCCGCTGCCAGGTGAGCAGTACCAAGAGCTGACCTTCCCCGTTCTCTCCCCCAACCCCAATACCGATAAGTCTGTGCACTTTGGTAAGTACCAAATCAACGTGGGTGGCAACCGGGGTCGTGGACAGGTTTACCCCACAGGCGACAAGAGCAACAACGCCATCTACAACGCTTCTGTGGCAGGCAAAATCACCCAAATTGCCAAGGCGGAAAGCGGTGGCTATGCGGTCACGATTCAAACCGCAGATGGCAACACAACTGTAGACAATATTCCCGCTGGCCCTGAGCTAGTGGCGGCTGAAGGTCAGGAAGTTAAAGCGGGTGAAGCGCTGACTTCTGATCCGAATGTGGGTGGTTTCGGTCAGGTTGACACAGAAATCGTGCTCCAAAGCCCTGCTCGCATTCAAGGATTGATTGCCTTCTTTGCGGCTGTAACCCTCTCTCAAATCATGCTAGTCCTGAAGAAGAAGCAAGTTGAGAAAGTGCAAGCTGCTGAAATGAACTTCTAA
- a CDS encoding DUF3067 family protein, with amino-acid sequence MTGQDLHQLILRKWGRSYDVQVRRTQGKIFVQVMWKYLEQASFPLTEAEYFAHLETISSYLEAWGGSSQVQQFIEQTKERPRLGKAVSIPLDLGDRASEWLLEEF; translated from the coding sequence ATGACAGGACAAGATTTACATCAACTCATTCTCCGTAAATGGGGCCGCTCCTACGATGTCCAGGTGCGACGGACGCAGGGCAAAATCTTTGTTCAAGTTATGTGGAAGTATTTAGAACAGGCTTCTTTCCCCCTCACAGAAGCTGAGTATTTTGCCCATCTGGAAACCATCAGCAGTTACTTAGAGGCTTGGGGTGGTTCCAGCCAAGTGCAGCAGTTTATTGAACAGACTAAAGAGCGACCTCGCTTAGGTAAGGCTGTGAGTATTCCCCTCGATCTAGGCGATCGCGCGTCTGAGTGGTTGCTAGAAGAATTTTAA
- a CDS encoding leucyl aminopeptidase, with amino-acid sequence MDVRATDTSCLNWAGDILALGLFEDEVELTGDLATLDEKLAGTLKELIAEAEFKGKEGSSALTRVGGGSAIRKVLLVGLGKPDSLKLESLRRAAATSVRQARKEKAKILAIHFPVWNSQADASAQAIAEGAELAGYQDNRFKSESEDKNSQLEHLEILAVGDQSAAIQRAQQICSGVILARELVAAPPNVVTSITLAETAQAIAQEYGLEIEILEQEDCEKLGMGAFLGVARASDIPPKFIHLTYKPNGASRRKVAIVGKGLTFDSGGLNIKGPGSGIEMMKTDMGGAAATLGAAKAIAQIKPDVEVHFISAATENMISGRALRPGDVLTASNGKTIEVNNTDAEGRLTLADALVFTEKLGVDAIVDLATLTGACVIALGDDIAGLWSSDDALASELLAAAESAGEKLWQMPMEEKYFDGLKSMVADMKNTGPRPGGSITAALFLKQFVKETAWAHLDVAGPVWSDKENGYNSAGATGYGVRTLVNWVVA; translated from the coding sequence ATGGATGTTCGTGCGACAGATACCTCATGCCTCAACTGGGCAGGAGACATTTTAGCTCTAGGGTTGTTTGAAGATGAGGTGGAACTGACGGGTGATCTGGCGACCCTAGATGAGAAACTCGCAGGCACCCTGAAAGAATTGATTGCTGAAGCTGAGTTTAAAGGAAAAGAAGGGAGCAGCGCCCTAACTCGTGTGGGGGGTGGCAGTGCCATTCGTAAGGTGCTTCTAGTGGGTTTAGGCAAACCAGACTCATTAAAGTTAGAGAGCTTACGGCGGGCAGCAGCGACGAGTGTGCGGCAAGCTCGCAAGGAAAAGGCTAAAATTTTAGCCATTCACTTTCCGGTGTGGAATAGTCAAGCTGATGCTAGTGCTCAAGCGATCGCCGAAGGGGCGGAGCTAGCAGGATATCAAGACAATCGCTTTAAGTCCGAGTCGGAAGACAAAAACTCGCAATTAGAACACCTTGAAATTTTGGCTGTGGGCGACCAAAGCGCAGCCATTCAGCGGGCACAGCAAATCTGCTCCGGAGTGATCCTGGCACGGGAACTGGTCGCTGCTCCTCCCAATGTGGTGACTTCGATTACGCTGGCAGAAACGGCTCAAGCGATCGCCCAAGAATACGGCCTAGAAATTGAGATTCTAGAGCAAGAAGACTGCGAAAAGCTGGGCATGGGGGCCTTCCTCGGTGTGGCTAGAGCTTCTGATATTCCGCCCAAGTTCATTCACCTCACCTACAAGCCCAATGGCGCTTCCCGGCGTAAAGTCGCGATCGTGGGTAAAGGGTTGACCTTCGATTCCGGTGGTCTCAACATTAAAGGGCCAGGGAGTGGCATCGAGATGATGAAAACCGATATGGGAGGTGCCGCCGCCACTTTGGGGGCTGCTAAGGCGATCGCCCAAATCAAACCCGATGTAGAAGTGCATTTCATCAGCGCCGCCACTGAAAACATGATCAGCGGTCGAGCCTTACGTCCTGGAGATGTGCTGACTGCCTCTAATGGCAAAACCATTGAAGTGAACAACACCGACGCGGAAGGTCGTCTCACCCTAGCCGATGCCTTAGTGTTTACCGAGAAACTAGGGGTAGATGCGATCGTAGATTTAGCCACTCTCACCGGGGCTTGTGTCATTGCTTTAGGGGATGACATTGCAGGGCTGTGGAGCAGCGATGACGCCCTCGCCTCAGAACTCTTAGCAGCAGCGGAGTCAGCAGGCGAAAAGCTATGGCAAATGCCGATGGAAGAAAAATACTTTGATGGTCTGAAATCGATGGTTGCAGACATGAAAAACACTGGCCCTCGTCCGGGTGGCTCCATTACCGCAGCCCTCTTTTTGAAACAGTTTGTTAAAGAGACCGCCTGGGCGCACTTAGATGTGGCTGGGCCTGTCTGGTCTGACAAAGAAAATGGCTACAACAGTGCGGGCGCGACTGGCTATGGAGTGCGTACTTTGGTGAACTGGGTTGTGGCTTAG
- a CDS encoding glycosyltransferase has product MQRKVIIYRDLLLPYSETFIPAQVESLTAYTGFYVGTSRTANAAALIPVSRSLTLSDCVSFPAIWKMALKLGSVVQPQWLRSLQELSADLIHAHFGIDGIWGLFLARKLGLPLVVTFHGNDATGMDRNPSGQVRVNPRDFLFQRGQFFRDLYVSRRGQLFAEASCVIAVSEFIREQLIKKGCPADKVTVHYIGVDVNKFTPNPAIAREPVVLFVGRLVEKKGCEYLIRAIAQVQTILPDVELVVIGDGPLRSTLEQQAANSLKHYRFLGAQSPEAVQGWMNRAAVFSMPSITARTGDAEGFGMVFAEAQAMELPVVSFATGGVPEAVAHGETGFLAPEGDWETLAKYLLTLLQEPQVRQRFAAAGRQRMTQHFNLKHNTAKLEAIYDSVLAKSG; this is encoded by the coding sequence ATGCAGCGAAAAGTAATCATCTATCGGGATCTGCTACTTCCCTACTCGGAAACCTTTATTCCTGCTCAAGTGGAAAGTTTGACTGCCTATACAGGGTTCTACGTAGGCACCTCACGCACTGCCAATGCAGCGGCTTTAATTCCAGTCAGTAGAAGTCTCACTTTAAGCGATTGCGTCTCCTTTCCCGCCATTTGGAAGATGGCCCTCAAGTTGGGTAGTGTAGTTCAGCCACAATGGTTGCGATCGCTGCAAGAGTTATCGGCTGATCTCATTCATGCCCACTTTGGTATTGATGGTATTTGGGGCCTATTTCTAGCCAGAAAGTTAGGCTTACCTCTAGTTGTGACGTTTCATGGCAACGATGCTACAGGCATGGACCGCAACCCCTCAGGCCAGGTACGGGTTAATCCACGGGACTTTTTATTTCAACGCGGGCAATTCTTTCGAGATCTTTACGTAAGCAGGCGCGGTCAGTTATTTGCCGAAGCAAGTTGCGTGATTGCCGTCTCGGAGTTTATCCGCGAGCAATTGATTAAAAAAGGGTGCCCAGCCGATAAAGTCACAGTTCATTACATTGGTGTGGATGTAAACAAATTTACTCCAAACCCAGCGATCGCCCGAGAACCTGTAGTGCTATTTGTGGGCCGCTTGGTGGAGAAGAAAGGCTGTGAGTATCTAATTCGAGCGATCGCTCAAGTCCAAACTATCCTGCCCGATGTGGAACTTGTAGTGATTGGCGATGGCCCTTTGCGGTCTACTTTGGAGCAGCAAGCAGCCAACTCACTCAAACACTATCGCTTCTTGGGAGCCCAGTCTCCAGAAGCAGTACAAGGCTGGATGAACCGAGCAGCAGTGTTTAGCATGCCTAGTATTACAGCTCGTACCGGAGATGCAGAAGGATTTGGCATGGTGTTTGCCGAAGCCCAAGCGATGGAATTGCCTGTGGTGAGCTTTGCTACGGGAGGTGTGCCTGAAGCAGTCGCCCACGGCGAAACAGGGTTTCTTGCTCCAGAAGGAGACTGGGAGACATTAGCTAAGTATCTGTTGACCTTGTTGCAAGAACCCCAAGTGCGGCAGCGCTTTGCGGCTGCGGGTAGACAGCGCATGACCCAACACTTCAACTTGAAGCATAATACAGCCAAGCTGGAAGCTATTTATGATAGCGTCCTAGCTAAAAGTGGGTAG
- the hpsE gene encoding hormogonium polysaccharide biosynthesis glycosyltransferase HpsE — translation MRQLHLERSQTIMIDFTVAIRTYNGEKRLPAVLDRLRSQVGTQGFSWEIVIVDNNSSDNTKKVVQAYQADWPQAFPIRYAFEAEQGAAFARQRAIREAQGTFIGFLDDDNLPTPDWVANAYTFGQQHPQAGAYGGQVRGNFEVAPPQNFERIATFLAIIDRGQQVFRYGDKVLPPGAGLVVRKQAWLQNVPSRLLLRGPVGTSLSAKSEDIEALAYLRKAGWEIWHNPAMCIYHEIPKSRLEKAYLLNLCRGAGLGRHHIRMIGFKRWQRPLIFPVYLANDIRKVVLHFIKYYQVIKTDVVAACEMELLLGILISPFFLWREKYLEVKVPSKYSGSLSTSV, via the coding sequence TTGAGACAGTTACACCTAGAGCGATCGCAAACCATCATGATTGACTTCACTGTCGCCATACGCACTTATAACGGGGAAAAGCGCCTACCTGCAGTTTTGGATCGGTTGCGATCGCAAGTAGGGACTCAAGGTTTTTCCTGGGAAATAGTAATTGTTGATAACAACAGTAGCGACAACACTAAAAAGGTTGTTCAAGCTTACCAAGCCGACTGGCCCCAAGCTTTTCCCATCAGATACGCTTTTGAAGCAGAGCAAGGTGCAGCCTTTGCCAGACAGCGCGCGATTCGAGAAGCCCAAGGTACCTTTATTGGCTTTTTGGACGACGATAATTTGCCGACTCCAGACTGGGTAGCCAACGCCTACACGTTTGGTCAGCAGCATCCTCAAGCAGGAGCTTATGGTGGGCAGGTTCGGGGCAATTTTGAAGTTGCACCGCCACAAAATTTTGAACGGATCGCCACTTTCTTAGCCATTATTGACCGAGGTCAGCAAGTGTTTCGCTACGGTGACAAGGTGCTACCCCCCGGTGCAGGCTTGGTCGTGCGTAAGCAAGCTTGGTTACAGAACGTACCTTCCCGCCTCCTATTACGCGGTCCTGTGGGTACATCACTATCCGCTAAAAGTGAAGATATTGAAGCCCTAGCCTATCTTAGGAAAGCGGGTTGGGAAATTTGGCACAATCCAGCCATGTGCATTTATCACGAAATTCCCAAGTCTCGGTTAGAGAAAGCTTACTTGCTCAACTTATGCCGGGGAGCAGGTCTGGGTCGTCATCACATTCGCATGATTGGCTTCAAGCGCTGGCAAAGACCGTTGATCTTTCCTGTTTACCTAGCGAATGATATCCGCAAGGTAGTTTTGCACTTCATTAAGTACTACCAAGTCATTAAAACGGATGTAGTTGCAGCCTGCGAAATGGAATTATTGCTGGGGATTCTGATTAGTCCGTTCTTTCTCTGGCGAGAAAAGTATTTAGAAGTGAAAGTACCCAGCAAATACTCTGGTTCGCTTTCGACCTCGGTTTAG
- a CDS encoding glycosyltransferase family 2 protein: MADWSLKTPVALLIYKRPSTTQKVFEAIRQAKPPQLLVIANALRPDQPGEAEKCAETRAIIDQVDWDCQVFKNYADSFLSCKARIASGLDWVFDTVDRAIVLEDDCVPDPTFFRFCDELLERYQDDERVTSIAGTSYQVQRQRSQYSYSFSHYNLLWGWATWRRVWQHYDVNMKLWPEIRDSGWLVDCLGDEQTADHWSRAFERTYNGFDTWDDQWVLNCWIQSGLSIVPHVNLVSNIGFGNESTHTKDSFDWRAAMPVEPMSFPLKHPEFVIRDALADKAIQEKYYNWLAKQRTLVERAKRKVRRAKKILQDFRQGETQGDMRSLITQLIRE, from the coding sequence ATGGCTGACTGGTCTTTAAAAACACCCGTTGCTCTCTTAATTTACAAGCGGCCTAGTACGACGCAGAAGGTGTTTGAGGCAATTCGCCAAGCGAAGCCACCTCAACTATTAGTGATTGCTAATGCCCTTCGTCCCGACCAACCTGGTGAAGCGGAGAAATGCGCTGAAACTCGCGCCATTATTGACCAGGTTGACTGGGACTGTCAAGTATTCAAAAACTACGCAGATAGTTTTTTGAGTTGTAAAGCTCGGATAGCCAGCGGTTTAGATTGGGTTTTTGACACGGTCGATCGCGCCATTGTTTTGGAAGATGACTGTGTGCCCGACCCTACCTTTTTCCGGTTCTGCGATGAGTTGCTAGAGCGCTATCAAGACGACGAAAGAGTGACGAGTATTGCGGGTACCAGTTATCAAGTGCAGCGACAGCGATCGCAGTATAGTTACTCCTTCTCCCACTACAACTTGCTTTGGGGTTGGGCTACTTGGCGGCGCGTTTGGCAGCACTACGATGTGAACATGAAACTCTGGCCAGAAATCCGTGATTCTGGCTGGTTAGTAGATTGTCTAGGAGATGAGCAGACGGCAGACCATTGGAGCCGAGCCTTTGAACGAACTTACAACGGGTTTGACACTTGGGATGATCAATGGGTCTTGAATTGCTGGATTCAAAGCGGTCTTAGCATCGTTCCTCATGTGAATCTGGTCTCAAACATTGGTTTTGGTAATGAATCGACGCATACCAAAGACAGCTTTGATTGGCGGGCGGCAATGCCTGTAGAGCCCATGTCGTTTCCTTTAAAGCATCCAGAATTTGTGATTCGAGATGCTTTGGCAGATAAAGCCATTCAAGAGAAATACTATAACTGGTTGGCCAAGCAGCGCACGTTAGTGGAGCGGGCCAAACGGAAAGTCCGCCGTGCCAAGAAAATCTTGCAAGATTTCCGCCAAGGAGAAACCCAAGGCGATATGCGATCGCTAATTACCCAGTTGATTCGGGAGTAG